The Trichomycterus rosablanca isolate fTriRos1 chromosome 22, fTriRos1.hap1, whole genome shotgun sequence genome has a window encoding:
- the lyar gene encoding cell growth-regulating nucleolar protein isoform X2 has product MVFFTCNGCGESLKRAQIQKHVGMCRGARVFSCIDCGTDFQGDDYKSHMKCISEDQKYGGKNYEAKANKGDVKQQQWIQSIQEMLSKPGVNGRLRSVLQQVASYDNVPRKKAKFQNWMKNSLRIYDANLQDQVWDIFSSTDTNVHVQQTNRVETANNPQQTEAPAEQNELQKPEQVKKNKRERKEERQQKKKKKRTENGGVENQQDGENGVEERQRKKKKRNREEEECEEEENVEETTTRIKKKKKNQEKSEESQNTEDDEQEVNEESSSKEKFNWKGTIKAVLRQAPEEGISVKKLRKKVLSAYCAYSGERNYKSEEELYTLFNKKLKNPKFRMVKDKVKLIK; this is encoded by the exons atggtGTTCTTTACCTGTAACGGGTGTGGAGAGTCTCTGAAGAGAGCTCAGATCCAGAAACATGTGGGGATGTGCAGAGGAGCTCGGGTGTTCTCCTGCATCGACTGTGGAACAGATTTCCA ggGTGATGACTATAAGAGCCACATGAAGTGTATCAGTGAGGATCAGAAATATGGTGGAAAGAACTATGAAGCTAAAGCTAATAAAGGAGACGTTAAACAGCAGCAGTGGATCCAG agtatcCAGGAGATGCTCAGTAAACCAGGTGTTAATGGCAGGTTGAGGTCGGTGCTGCAGCAGGTCGCCTCCTACGATAACGTTCCCCGCAAAAAAGCCAAATTTCAG AACTGGATGAAGAACAGTCTGAGGATTTATGACGCCAACCTGCAGGACCAAGTGTGGGATATTTTCTCATCAACTGACACCAat gtTCATGTGCAGCAGACTAACAGAGTGGAAACCGCTAATAATCCCCAGCAGACTGAAGCTCCAGCGGAGCAGAACGAGCTCCAGAAACCTGAGCAGGTAAAAAAGaacaagagagaaagaaaagaggAGCGACagcagaagaagaaaaagaaaagaacagagAACGGTGGCGTGGAGAACCAGCAGGATGGAGAGAACGGTGTCGAGGAACGAcagagaaagaagaaaaagaggAATAGAGAAGAGGAGGAGTGTGAGGAGGAAGAGAACGTGGAGGAAACCACAACGAGAatcaagaagaagaaaaagaatcaGGAGAAATCTGAAG AGAGTCAGAACACTGAGGATGATGAACAGGAAGTGAATGAGGAGTCCAGCAGTAAAG AAAAGTTTAATTGGAAGGGGACGATAAAGGCGGTTTTACGTCAGGCACCTGAAGAAGGAATCTCAGTAAAGAAGCTCCGCAAGAAG gtattaTCAGCGTATTGTGCTTACAGTGGAGAGAGGAATTATAAATCGGAGGAGGAACTCTACACTCTCTTCAACAAGAAACTCAAGAACCCCAAATTCAGGATGGTAAAGGACAAAGTCAAACTCATTAAATAA
- the lyar gene encoding cell growth-regulating nucleolar protein isoform X1, whose protein sequence is MVFFTCNGCGESLKRAQIQKHVGMCRGARVFSCIDCGTDFQGDDYKSHMKCISEDQKYGGKNYEAKANKGDVKQQQWIQSIQEMLSKPGVNGRLRSVLQQVASYDNVPRKKAKFQNWMKNSLRIYDANLQDQVWDIFSSTDTNVHVQQTNRVETANNPQQTEAPAEQNELQKPEQVKKNKRERKEERQQKKKKKRTENGGVENQQDGENGVEERQRKKKKRNREEEECEEEENVEETTTRIKKKKKNQEKSEVESQNTEDDEQEVNEESSSKEKFNWKGTIKAVLRQAPEEGISVKKLRKKVLSAYCAYSGERNYKSEEELYTLFNKKLKNPKFRMVKDKVKLIK, encoded by the exons atggtGTTCTTTACCTGTAACGGGTGTGGAGAGTCTCTGAAGAGAGCTCAGATCCAGAAACATGTGGGGATGTGCAGAGGAGCTCGGGTGTTCTCCTGCATCGACTGTGGAACAGATTTCCA ggGTGATGACTATAAGAGCCACATGAAGTGTATCAGTGAGGATCAGAAATATGGTGGAAAGAACTATGAAGCTAAAGCTAATAAAGGAGACGTTAAACAGCAGCAGTGGATCCAG agtatcCAGGAGATGCTCAGTAAACCAGGTGTTAATGGCAGGTTGAGGTCGGTGCTGCAGCAGGTCGCCTCCTACGATAACGTTCCCCGCAAAAAAGCCAAATTTCAG AACTGGATGAAGAACAGTCTGAGGATTTATGACGCCAACCTGCAGGACCAAGTGTGGGATATTTTCTCATCAACTGACACCAat gtTCATGTGCAGCAGACTAACAGAGTGGAAACCGCTAATAATCCCCAGCAGACTGAAGCTCCAGCGGAGCAGAACGAGCTCCAGAAACCTGAGCAGGTAAAAAAGaacaagagagaaagaaaagaggAGCGACagcagaagaagaaaaagaaaagaacagagAACGGTGGCGTGGAGAACCAGCAGGATGGAGAGAACGGTGTCGAGGAACGAcagagaaagaagaaaaagaggAATAGAGAAGAGGAGGAGTGTGAGGAGGAAGAGAACGTGGAGGAAACCACAACGAGAatcaagaagaagaaaaagaatcaGGAGAAATCTGAAG TAGAGAGTCAGAACACTGAGGATGATGAACAGGAAGTGAATGAGGAGTCCAGCAGTAAAG AAAAGTTTAATTGGAAGGGGACGATAAAGGCGGTTTTACGTCAGGCACCTGAAGAAGGAATCTCAGTAAAGAAGCTCCGCAAGAAG gtattaTCAGCGTATTGTGCTTACAGTGGAGAGAGGAATTATAAATCGGAGGAGGAACTCTACACTCTCTTCAACAAGAAACTCAAGAACCCCAAATTCAGGATGGTAAAGGACAAAGTCAAACTCATTAAATAA